A region from the Blautia faecicola genome encodes:
- a CDS encoding phage tail tip lysozyme has product MAGKKGVSVGRGTLRVVNGAKLVSAALKKEYQYAGKELDAEEEDVWNQEQNFQKAKQVGIDLILKNKRDTKKQKAQEEHKKEKKSDNLRRAGEEKSLKKTDRKQALKKNKESVADRWKSSKQAKKKATQKIKDTASDNLEKMLIAVFGSLSGALLLLGSGIVIVGVFIMLLLAGAGGSTTNTANSAALNGNAAIICQYFQSQGLGAVQCAAILGNLKQEMSTMDPTYDNGHAMGIMQWTGGQRTKIINWAASKGMNVYDLNTQLQYAWEVYIPSNWTFARYTGAHAYPTKYNLSFEAWKTETDIDIATGAFCACSEKPYYMPAKKGEYGSMLDKRVQFAQEYLNAMMSGGAGGTVVTPLGDGSARLAQLFPGGTPTTQTQMAQYLTTISVPVCDTAGNVRYISIQSHKAIAGNVQACFNEMAALKFPVIFAGSYEWRYMASGTGHLSHHSYGVAFDINAAANGATYTGGVNPSSPYYINQKIVSIWKSHGFYWGGDWKGYYNDPMHFTWTNH; this is encoded by the coding sequence TTGGCAGGAAAAAAAGGAGTTTCTGTAGGAAGAGGTACTCTCCGAGTGGTAAATGGAGCAAAACTTGTTTCAGCTGCACTAAAAAAAGAGTATCAATATGCTGGTAAGGAACTGGATGCGGAAGAAGAAGATGTATGGAACCAGGAACAGAACTTCCAAAAAGCAAAGCAAGTAGGAATAGATCTTATCTTAAAAAACAAACGGGACACTAAGAAACAAAAGGCTCAGGAAGAACATAAGAAGGAAAAAAAATCAGACAATCTTAGAAGGGCGGGAGAGGAGAAAAGTCTAAAAAAGACGGATCGGAAACAGGCTCTTAAAAAAAACAAGGAATCAGTAGCAGATAGATGGAAAAGTTCTAAACAGGCAAAGAAGAAAGCAACGCAAAAGATCAAAGATACGGCTAGTGACAACCTGGAAAAAATGTTGATTGCAGTGTTTGGAAGTTTGAGCGGTGCACTCTTGTTGTTGGGAAGCGGAATCGTGATTGTAGGGGTATTTATTATGCTTTTATTAGCCGGTGCCGGAGGAAGTACAACGAACACAGCAAACAGTGCGGCATTAAACGGTAATGCTGCGATTATCTGTCAGTATTTCCAGAGCCAGGGACTTGGAGCAGTTCAGTGTGCGGCTATACTTGGAAACCTTAAACAGGAAATGTCGACGATGGATCCGACTTATGATAATGGACATGCCATGGGAATCATGCAATGGACAGGGGGACAGAGAACAAAGATCATCAACTGGGCTGCATCTAAGGGGATGAATGTGTATGATCTTAATACGCAGCTTCAGTACGCATGGGAAGTTTATATTCCATCAAACTGGACGTTTGCCAGATATACCGGTGCGCATGCTTATCCCACAAAGTATAATCTTTCCTTTGAAGCCTGGAAAACAGAAACGGACATTGATATAGCAACCGGAGCCTTTTGTGCTTGCAGTGAAAAGCCTTATTATATGCCAGCAAAAAAGGGAGAGTACGGATCTATGCTGGATAAACGTGTGCAATTTGCTCAGGAATATTTAAATGCTATGATGAGTGGTGGTGCTGGAGGAACTGTAGTTACTCCGCTGGGAGACGGAAGTGCCCGTCTGGCGCAACTTTTCCCTGGTGGAACACCCACGACGCAAACACAGATGGCACAATATCTGACAACAATTTCCGTTCCTGTTTGTGATACAGCAGGAAATGTCCGATACATATCGATCCAGAGCCATAAAGCAATCGCAGGGAATGTCCAGGCATGCTTTAATGAAATGGCGGCGTTAAAATTCCCGGTTATTTTTGCAGGAAGTTATGAATGGCGATATATGGCGTCAGGAACCGGTCATTTGTCACATCATAGCTATGGTGTCGCCTTTGATATCAATGCAGCAGCAAACGGAGCGACCTACACTGGAGGTGTGAATCCATCCAGTCCTTACTATATCAATCAGAAGATCGTTTCCATATGGAAGAGCCACGGATTTTATTGGGGTGGCGATTGGAAAGGATATTATAACGATCCAATGCATTTTACCTGGACAAATCATTGA
- a CDS encoding VirB4-like conjugal transfer ATPase, CD1110 family, with protein sequence MSTLNISDSLLKKFSGFVKKNKLPKTVLESIPYEQVYDNGVIETEPGTFTRAYLLEDVNFKIAPEEQQLAIFRTYGMFLNSFPENAQFQIFIRNKPTDRRTFLNTIRFEPQKDGLNKYRQELNTILLDRVAKGRNNLSQEKMCVVSVKDDHVSHAMQVLDSIDNEIDASLRRILPGSRTVPMSLEERLRNLQSIYNQDGSTVFENSVDKDGNPTFDLQEMYNTGGTSKEAVAPCGMSFKGNHFTIGETFARTLYLQRVPTWLSTDFMNDLTDIPHSLMISVNYNPIEQAAALKKVRDHMLSLNARISEAQKKAGQEGYSTQLISPELYRSQEQTTTLMEDMVTRDQRLYYVTFTVVVFGESLQQLEEATRLVKSISRKYNAPIRPLLYQQEVGFNSTLPLCINKLYVDRMLTTESSSIFLPYSSQELFQKNGVYYGQNRITKSVIMYNRLSGRNYNGLIFGESGSGKSMAAKSEIYNVLLRGKNNQIFIIDPENEYSPMVKALGGEVIDLSTNSKKFVNPLDMDINYAGDNDSLTMKANYIISMIEIMYGRERTIEPKEKSIIDRCVKNIYIGYLQHMEQLRASGNPVTCDKSAAPTLMNLYKELQNQPEPEAKNIADVIEIYASGSLSTFSHRSNVETNAPIVAYNIKDLGGGMKDLGLFVCLNDIWNKMIENGSKGNVWTHFYIDEFYLLLRSKSASSFLMEIWKRARKWKGVPTGIMQNTEDLLRSVDSRNIINNSSFIMMMSLAKFDRDTLGELLQMSDAQLDYVNNAEPGCGLIYNGKTCLPFDNVYPRDSMIYQLINTTAEN encoded by the coding sequence ATGAGTACTTTAAATATATCAGATAGTTTATTAAAAAAATTCTCTGGATTTGTTAAAAAAAACAAACTTCCAAAAACTGTTCTGGAAAGCATTCCATATGAACAGGTATATGACAATGGAGTGATTGAAACAGAACCTGGCACTTTCACACGGGCTTATCTGTTAGAAGACGTCAATTTTAAAATTGCTCCGGAAGAACAGCAGCTTGCAATATTCCGTACCTATGGAATGTTTTTGAATTCCTTTCCGGAAAATGCGCAATTTCAGATCTTTATCCGGAACAAGCCTACGGACCGGCGTACTTTCTTAAACACAATCCGTTTTGAACCGCAAAAGGATGGCCTGAACAAATACCGGCAAGAGTTGAATACGATTCTTTTAGACAGGGTAGCTAAAGGAAGAAACAACCTTTCCCAGGAAAAAATGTGTGTAGTGTCTGTAAAAGATGATCACGTATCACACGCGATGCAGGTTTTGGATAGTATTGACAACGAGATCGATGCTTCCCTTCGTCGAATCCTTCCTGGAAGCCGGACAGTTCCCATGTCTTTAGAAGAAAGGCTTCGCAATCTGCAAAGTATTTATAATCAGGACGGATCAACTGTTTTTGAGAATTCGGTGGATAAAGATGGAAATCCGACATTTGATCTGCAGGAGATGTATAACACGGGAGGAACATCAAAAGAGGCAGTTGCACCATGCGGTATGAGCTTTAAGGGAAATCATTTTACAATAGGAGAAACCTTTGCAAGGACACTATATCTGCAGCGTGTGCCTACATGGCTTTCTACCGATTTTATGAATGACCTTACGGATATTCCGCATAGTCTGATGATCTCTGTGAATTATAATCCAATTGAACAGGCAGCTGCGTTAAAAAAGGTAAGGGATCATATGCTTTCCTTAAATGCAAGGATATCTGAAGCACAAAAGAAGGCAGGTCAGGAGGGATATTCTACACAGCTTATTTCTCCGGAATTGTACCGATCTCAGGAACAGACGACCACCTTGATGGAAGATATGGTAACGCGTGATCAGCGATTGTATTATGTGACTTTTACAGTTGTAGTTTTTGGTGAATCTTTACAACAGCTTGAAGAGGCTACCAGACTGGTAAAGAGTATCTCAAGAAAATATAATGCACCAATTCGTCCCTTGCTTTATCAGCAGGAAGTTGGTTTTAACTCTACGTTGCCATTATGTATCAATAAGTTATATGTAGACCGTATGTTAACAACAGAGTCCAGCTCCATCTTTCTGCCATACAGTTCCCAGGAACTCTTCCAGAAGAACGGTGTCTATTATGGACAGAACCGAATCACAAAAAGCGTTATTATGTACAACCGTTTAAGTGGAAGAAATTACAATGGATTAATCTTTGGAGAGTCTGGATCCGGTAAAAGTATGGCTGCGAAATCCGAGATCTACAATGTTCTCTTGAGAGGAAAAAATAATCAGATCTTTATCATCGATCCGGAAAATGAATATTCGCCAATGGTTAAGGCACTTGGTGGAGAGGTAATTGATCTTTCTACGAATTCAAAGAAATTTGTAAATCCGCTGGATATGGATATCAATTATGCAGGAGATAACGATTCCCTGACCATGAAAGCAAATTATATCATTAGTATGATTGAAATTATGTACGGAAGAGAAAGGACGATTGAGCCAAAAGAAAAATCCATTATTGACCGATGTGTAAAAAATATCTACATCGGATACCTGCAGCATATGGAACAACTTCGTGCCTCTGGAAATCCTGTCACCTGTGACAAGAGTGCAGCACCAACTCTTATGAATCTGTATAAAGAGCTGCAAAATCAGCCAGAACCGGAAGCAAAGAACATTGCAGATGTGATCGAGATCTATGCATCCGGATCCTTATCTACATTTTCACATCGTTCTAATGTAGAAACAAACGCACCGATTGTTGCATATAACATCAAGGATCTAGGTGGCGGAATGAAAGATCTTGGACTTTTCGTATGTTTGAACGATATCTGGAACAAGATGATCGAAAATGGAAGCAAAGGAAATGTCTGGACACACTTCTATATTGATGAATTCTATCTGTTGCTGCGTTCCAAGAGTGCATCTTCTTTCCTTATGGAAATATGGAAGAGAGCAAGGAAATGGAAAGGTGTACCAACAGGCATCATGCAAAATACAGAAGACTTGTTAAGAAGTGTGGACTCCAGAAATATCATTAATAACTCTTCTTTTATTATGATGATGTCTTTGGCAAAATTTGACAGGGATACGTTAGGAGAACTTTTGCAGATGTCAGATGCGCAGCTGGATTATGTGAATAATGCCGAACCTGGATGTGGTCTTATTTATAACGGAAAGACATGTCTGCCGTTTGATAACGTTTATCCGCGGGATTCTATGATCTATCAGCTGATCAACACGACGGCAGAAAACTAA
- a CDS encoding PrgI family protein, with protein sequence MVEVEMTKDIRDYEPKLFGLVTTRQIIVLSIGIAYAAPIALLIPTDFANQCMIAVFLMLPMILIGWVSVYGMRMETFVIQVVRSMLLSPRQRKYERIDSAEYLKDETKEKKKKIITSEQYPAHR encoded by the coding sequence ATGGTAGAAGTAGAAATGACAAAAGATATTAGGGACTATGAACCTAAATTATTTGGTCTGGTAACAACTAGACAGATTATTGTTTTAAGTATCGGGATCGCATATGCAGCTCCAATTGCTTTGTTGATTCCAACAGACTTTGCAAATCAGTGTATGATCGCAGTTTTTTTGATGCTTCCGATGATCCTGATCGGGTGGGTATCCGTGTATGGAATGCGGATGGAAACTTTTGTGATCCAGGTAGTACGTTCCATGCTTCTTTCCCCTCGGCAAAGAAAGTATGAACGAATCGATAGTGCAGAATACTTAAAGGACGAAACAAAGGAAAAAAAGAAAAAGATCATAACATCCGAACAGTATCCAGCACATCGATAA